Genomic window (Nymphaea colorata isolate Beijing-Zhang1983 chromosome 1, ASM883128v2, whole genome shotgun sequence):
TTAGGGAAGATGATCTTCCTTTGCTTATACCTTCCTCTGGCATTTGTAGTTGATGTCCAATCCAGAGCTTGTGAAGCTAGCGACTGAAGGGATGAAGAACATGAGACCGGACGATGTCAGAAATGCTGCCGAGCAGCTAAAATATGCACGCAGTGAGGATATGGCAGACATGGCTGAGAAGATTGCTAAGGCTACACCTGAAGAGATTGCAGCTATGCGTACTCAAGCTGATGCACAGATCACTTATGAACTGAATGCATGTGAAATGTTAAAGAAGcaggttatttttttattatagctATTCTCTTTTGGATCTAGACTGaattctgtttcattttttagatttatgtGGTAGCATATACTGCAACGCTTTGTTTTTTGTCCTAAGAACTATTCTCACACTGACACTAAAGATCCAATTTTGCTTTCCATGTTTGATTATGACGTTTTGTGCTTGATGGGAGTGGTCAGGTGAACTGTTGCCACAGTCCCTTGGAATATCTACTGTTTAGTATTCTGAATTCTTAATGTGTTAGGTGTCCTCATTGATACTCATGCTGCCTTTGTTTCTTGGCAGGGAAATGACCTTCATGGCCATGGGAAGTATAGAGATGCTGCACAGAAGTACTTGCATGTATGTATAATACATTAATTTGagttttctttctccattttcccATCCTGGTATGGTGAAGGGTACAAAACTGTGTGGACATGCATCCGTtacatacacatatattgtTTTAAAAGTTCTGCAGACTGATGAGCTTAATGGTTTTCTTATTGGACATCTACTATGTAGGCAAAGGAAAACCTGAAGAAGGTTCCTGTTTCACAAGGCAAAAAACTCCAATTGGCATGCTCACTTAACCTGATGTCATGCTTTTTGAAGATGAAGCAGTATGAAGATTGTGTCAAGGAAGGTACAGAGGTATGTAGTTGGGACCCTTTTTTCCCATCATTTGTGATTAAATGAAGTATAAGTCTGTCATTTCAACTGTATGTGATCTTTTTCACCATTACATTTTGAAGTTCGGGTTGATAACGTTTCTTTTTTCCCATGTTATCTAAGTCTTGTCACAGATCTAGGTCTTTCAATTATATGTAACTTTTCTTATGAATATAGGTCACTGTTCTTTTCTATGTTCAGGTGTTACAGTATGACACACAGAATGCGAAGGCTTTGTATCGGAGGGGTCAGGCTTACAAGGAACTTGGAAACATAAAAGTAAGATGGaaatctccttctctttctctctctctctcatgcgcATACACATGCTCAATATTTAGTCCCCAACGGTACCTTTATTATCACCTTAGGTTGACTTGCATTTGTTGTGACAATAATGGGTGTTCCATCAGGCCTGAATCACAATTTGGATAATTAAGTAATATGTGTGTGTTACTCACATTATCTGACATTGCACATTATCTGAGGCCTAAATTTTAATAGCAAACTGCATACAACACTTGTGTAGACCTTTTATCCATCTAGCTAGAACCAGGTGCTTCCCAActtcttgaaattttcaaactgCAAAGTTTTGAAAATCTCGATGGTCTCCCACCCTCCCCCATGctctgaaaattttaatattctCAGGGCCCCACCACCTACGTAGGTTTGTTGGACTCGTCAACTAACTCATCATTTAAttggtaaaccctctctctcttaagtcTTAACGGCAACTTCAAGCATTGGCATCAAGCTGATGAAACAATTTAATAGCAATCATCTAAAAAATGTTGGGATTGACAAGAAGAATTTCTCATTACAGTATCATTATATTTCTGTCCAGAAGTTACTTTTGAAGTTTCAATTTGCATTCAAATCCTGCATGTTTTCTTGAGGACAAGAACTTTTCACTGATAAAAAGACTCATAGTGCTATGATAAGATTGATATTGGCAACTTCATCCATGAGACGATATACAATGCAGAAGTATGAAAACTTGGGTCATCCTGTGATGTCATAAGTCAAAAGGACAAaacccaaccaaaaaaaaaaaaaaattgttgatgcATCGTTACTTGATCAGGACTCATTTTGTCTTATTTTGAAATGCAAAAACAGGCTGCTGTTTCTGATTTGAGCAAGGCAAGTACTATCTCCCCTGATGATGAGACCATCACAGATGTACTAAGGTACATATTAGACGAACTTGTTAGGTATATATGTTGATGTTCAGGTGATAGAATATCTCTAAGAAATTCTGCGAATTTATGCAGGCAGACCAAGGAACTGCTGAAAGAACATGAAGAGCCTCGTACATCTGGTATGGATTTCcatatttcatgttttcctgTTTGTCAAGtcagtgttcttttttttttttaaatacataagTTTTCTTGAAGCACAAGAGGTTGTCTTCAGAATTTCCAAGTGACCTGAAGCATTGCTTCTCTTAACAGGAGTGGTAATTGAAGAAATCATAGAAGAGACAGAATCTTCAACATCTGATATCCAGGAGAATCATCCTCCCAAAGAGTACTCCGTCTTACAACCTGAGGATACTGCTGAAAAATCTCAAGTGCATAACAGATCTGTTGGCAATGATAGTAGTGGTTTCAATGTAGATGCTCAACGGTTACAGGAACTCAAAGACAATCCCGAAGCGATCAGGTCGGTTCTACCTCAAATCTGTTCCCCAGTCCTCTCATTGGAACTTTTAGACTTTATATCATGGTTTTAGTATCATTACTCTGAAGTGCTCTGTTGATTGATCTCCACAAATGGTTGCTCTTGATCCAATCATTTGTATTTGGTCCATGTTTTAGACTTTATTTCATGGTTTTGAGTT
Coding sequences:
- the LOC116254207 gene encoding outer envelope protein 61: MFNGMMDPEIMKMAQEQLSRMPPGELAKLQQQLMSNPELVKLATEGMKNMRPDDVRNAAEQLKYARSEDMADMAEKIAKATPEEIAAMRTQADAQITYELNACEMLKKQGNDLHGHGKYRDAAQKYLHAKENLKKVPVSQGKKLQLACSLNLMSCFLKMKQYEDCVKEGTEVLQYDTQNAKALYRRGQAYKELGNIKAAVSDLSKASTISPDDETITDVLRQTKELLKEHEEPRTSGVVIEEIIEETESSTSDIQENHPPKEYSVLQPEDTAEKSQVHNRSVGNDSSGFNVDAQRLQELKDNPEAIRSFHTFLANANPDALAALGGPGMAPEMVKTMSNMVSKMSAEELQKMLEVASSLNGTNPLFRPSTSAATESQTSVAAPSVRDNREASTSSSRSTFMGSEMPPSYNPTGDVQEQMRNQMRDPAMRQMFASMIKNMNPEMMANMSEQSGFKLSKEDAVKAQQAMSSLSPDDLERMMRWADKIQNVAEGARKTKNWLLGRKGLILAIAMLILAVILHWMGYIGG